The Methylosinus sp. H3A genome has a segment encoding these proteins:
- a CDS encoding glycosyltransferase: MSATRNYLLVEIEFKKTVQLSAYRHDDDSRVLAVCFEKINIYCASSRECLGRFNLCETASSGWEPIYGFSGVESWGVWSIGPRAAFCLSLNAPPSGRIKVEIPHHLTDQLPIVPAEVRVNKGMPRSIDFEGGALTFDVEPWEIPIEQSAGRNSSLAGENNPILSVLIMNYNRPRLTFASVMSVLSADIGIAYEIIVVDNGSEASLARALADMRLPVRLIMLSERRSFGSANNIAIESARGEFVLFLNNDAFVEKGVVESLLSELSDENVGLVGPVYRFPDDSCQEIGRFVCLDGHTYAPLSTGFMWDILDNIDVDHISAACVVVRRWDMLNIGGFDPEFEVAYYEDVDLCLRLKALGKSTRLVTSAVVRHICGATTNSPEGVVERYRAAQRNLHVFRSRWGRWLLTRDKLDSPSCEFFDLKQFGQQIEKFADERLHCVVLDDPLVSGANAGAAFAHASALSALRPTMVASAAPHSVMDVAKKVCALGLPHDRLTGGGVADAGTRDIDVVVLSSAALPSAPPSFGLRRVLHCPFPSVSQSTNIEASKRRIGALLNFDAVVTDSEFSRRALSSMLEALGAPPIDIEVIAPPVDVFSAGELTNERSNLIVCSGALRTGPSGGRHRSVANALRRLGGAALTRRWRLVIVGDLAPDDDPGYVDEIRSWSWPLDVDILVSPSRAVLRRLLSKAKICVSARGLGVELPKDAWMCSSSSAMIGTTISAGCAPVVFDVGAEAELCEAEGVGFRFHDENQLVSALEQAIDLSGSNGLPLASRQRMDAYSAESHRSAWSKLISRLSSANEELRGVRKMGLPTAIVVAGCHRSGTSAMARVLSLAGADLPSDLMPSQADNPTGFWEPTAIADWNEELLRSRNSGWDDPRAFFSRKRLEQLTEGEKREAVDRIKSCYRGNRPIIVKDPRISIMAPLWESALRATGYEPRYVVMVRNPLEVSASLSKRNGFSKEKGLLIWANYMLAVERDTRDSSRIFVSYSDLIADPEAVIDRIQTQLAIDFVRGPSAKRSMSAFVDPGLRHQKFEDAWRGKLTEIIYEYFLQLEAASQDRPLSPTVCRDLEVWLEEVRELLDGFGTGSAPR, from the coding sequence TTGAGTGCGACAAGGAACTATCTACTCGTCGAGATCGAATTCAAAAAAACAGTTCAATTAAGCGCATATCGACATGATGACGATTCTCGCGTGCTCGCAGTTTGTTTTGAGAAAATCAATATCTACTGCGCCTCGTCTCGAGAGTGCTTGGGGCGATTTAATTTGTGTGAAACCGCTTCGAGCGGCTGGGAACCGATCTATGGTTTCAGCGGCGTCGAGTCCTGGGGGGTTTGGAGCATCGGGCCGAGAGCCGCATTTTGCCTCTCTCTGAACGCGCCGCCGAGCGGACGCATAAAAGTCGAAATCCCACACCACCTCACAGACCAGCTGCCGATCGTTCCGGCCGAGGTCAGAGTAAACAAAGGAATGCCTCGCTCTATCGATTTCGAGGGAGGAGCTCTCACTTTCGACGTCGAGCCATGGGAAATCCCGATCGAGCAGTCGGCTGGCCGTAATTCATCCCTCGCCGGGGAAAACAACCCGATCTTGTCCGTCCTCATAATGAATTACAATCGGCCGCGGCTGACATTCGCGTCTGTAATGTCCGTTTTGTCCGCCGATATCGGAATTGCATACGAGATCATCGTGGTCGACAACGGCAGCGAGGCCTCTTTGGCGAGGGCGCTTGCCGACATGCGCCTCCCGGTTCGGTTGATTATGCTTTCCGAGCGACGTTCATTCGGCTCCGCGAACAATATAGCTATCGAAAGCGCGCGCGGCGAATTCGTTCTCTTTCTCAACAATGACGCTTTTGTCGAAAAGGGCGTCGTAGAAAGTCTGCTGAGCGAATTGTCGGACGAAAATGTCGGCCTGGTTGGTCCGGTGTATCGGTTTCCGGACGATTCATGCCAGGAAATAGGTAGATTTGTATGTTTGGATGGGCACACATATGCTCCACTTTCAACTGGTTTCATGTGGGATATTTTAGATAATATCGACGTGGATCATATATCCGCGGCATGTGTGGTCGTTCGCCGCTGGGACATGCTGAATATCGGGGGATTCGATCCGGAGTTCGAGGTAGCCTACTACGAAGATGTGGACCTGTGCCTGCGTCTCAAAGCGCTCGGCAAGTCAACGCGTCTCGTAACGTCGGCAGTCGTGCGGCACATCTGCGGCGCGACCACCAATTCCCCTGAAGGCGTCGTAGAGCGGTACAGGGCGGCCCAGAGGAATCTGCATGTCTTCCGTTCCCGCTGGGGACGTTGGCTGCTCACGCGGGACAAGCTCGATTCGCCTTCGTGCGAATTTTTCGATTTGAAGCAATTTGGACAACAGATCGAGAAATTCGCCGATGAGCGATTGCATTGCGTCGTGCTGGATGATCCGCTCGTGAGCGGTGCGAATGCCGGGGCGGCGTTCGCCCATGCATCGGCGTTGAGCGCGCTGCGGCCGACGATGGTCGCATCGGCCGCTCCTCACTCCGTAATGGATGTGGCTAAAAAGGTTTGCGCATTGGGGTTGCCGCATGACCGATTGACGGGCGGAGGCGTCGCGGACGCGGGGACGCGCGATATAGACGTCGTCGTTCTGAGCAGTGCTGCGTTGCCGTCGGCGCCGCCGAGCTTCGGGCTCCGCAGAGTGCTCCATTGCCCTTTCCCGAGCGTCTCACAAAGCACGAACATCGAAGCCTCCAAACGGCGGATCGGTGCTTTGCTGAATTTCGACGCGGTCGTAACCGACTCCGAGTTCAGTCGTCGAGCGTTGTCGTCCATGTTGGAAGCTTTGGGCGCGCCGCCGATCGACATCGAAGTCATCGCGCCGCCGGTCGATGTTTTTTCCGCCGGGGAGTTGACGAATGAGCGGAGCAACTTGATCGTCTGCTCAGGCGCGTTGCGGACGGGGCCGTCGGGGGGGCGCCATCGATCCGTGGCGAATGCGCTTCGCCGCCTCGGCGGCGCGGCGCTGACGCGGCGCTGGCGGCTCGTGATCGTTGGCGATCTCGCACCCGATGACGATCCTGGTTATGTGGACGAAATCCGCAGTTGGTCATGGCCGCTGGACGTCGACATATTGGTCAGCCCGTCTCGCGCCGTGTTGCGCAGGCTCCTCTCAAAAGCCAAGATCTGTGTGTCTGCGCGAGGGCTTGGCGTGGAATTGCCGAAAGACGCCTGGATGTGTTCGTCTTCGAGCGCGATGATCGGGACGACGATATCCGCGGGCTGCGCGCCCGTGGTTTTCGATGTCGGCGCCGAAGCCGAGCTTTGCGAGGCGGAAGGCGTCGGCTTTCGCTTCCATGATGAAAACCAGTTGGTCTCGGCTCTCGAGCAGGCGATCGATCTTTCGGGCTCGAATGGCCTGCCATTGGCGTCGCGTCAGCGTATGGACGCATATAGCGCAGAATCGCATCGCTCTGCGTGGTCGAAACTGATCTCGCGTTTGAGCAGCGCGAATGAAGAGCTGCGTGGCGTGCGGAAAATGGGCCTCCCCACAGCTATCGTTGTCGCGGGTTGCCATCGCTCGGGCACGTCGGCCATGGCGCGCGTGCTCTCATTGGCCGGCGCAGACTTGCCGAGCGATCTGATGCCTAGCCAAGCCGACAACCCCACCGGATTTTGGGAGCCGACCGCGATTGCCGATTGGAATGAGGAACTGCTCCGGTCCCGCAATTCCGGCTGGGACGATCCGAGGGCGTTCTTTTCACGAAAGCGACTCGAGCAATTGACGGAGGGCGAGAAGCGAGAAGCCGTCGACCGGATCAAATCATGTTACCGAGGCAATCGCCCGATCATTGTGAAAGATCCTCGCATCTCGATCATGGCACCTCTTTGGGAGTCCGCGCTTCGGGCGACGGGCTATGAGCCGCGCTATGTCGTCATGGTTCGCAATCCTTTGGAGGTCTCGGCCTCGCTATCGAAACGAAATGGCTTCTCCAAGGAAAAAGGGCTTCTGATCTGGGCCAATTACATGCTGGCGGTCGAGAGAGATACACGGGATTCGTCGCGAATATTCGTCTCTTATAGCGATCTGATCGCCGACCCCGAGGCGGTGATCGATCGAATTCAAACACAACTCGCGATCGATTTCGTCAGAGGCCCGTCGGCGAAGCGGTCGATGTCGGCGTTCGTCGATCCCGGCTTGCGGCATCAGAAATTCGAAGATGCGTGGCGCGGGAAGTTGACTGAAATCATATACGAATATTTTCTCCAGCTCGAAGCGGCGAGCCAAGATCGACCCCTTTCCCCGACCGTGTGTCGAGACTTGGAAGTTTGGCTTGAGGAGGTTCGAGAACTTCTCGACGGCTTCGGCACGGGCTCCGCGCCGAGGTAG
- a CDS encoding YchJ family protein produces the protein MTDQPCPCRAQNAEPAPLSTCCGPYVDGSRPAPSAEALMRSRYTAYALGRIDYLQDTLAPEHRAGFNRKAAADWSEKSQWLGLDIEATEDGQPGDAKGYVQFTAHYIGDGLRQAHRERSLFRFDEADQRWYFVEGEARKSAPVVREVRPGRNDPCSCGSGKKYKKCCGAAA, from the coding sequence ATGACCGATCAACCTTGCCCCTGCCGCGCCCAAAACGCCGAGCCAGCGCCCCTCTCGACCTGCTGCGGGCCTTACGTCGATGGGTCGAGGCCCGCGCCGAGCGCGGAGGCTTTGATGCGCTCGCGCTATACGGCCTATGCGCTCGGCCGCATAGACTATCTACAGGACACGCTCGCGCCCGAGCACCGCGCCGGCTTCAACCGCAAGGCGGCCGCCGACTGGTCCGAAAAGTCGCAATGGCTCGGCCTGGATATCGAAGCGACGGAGGACGGCCAGCCCGGCGATGCGAAAGGCTATGTCCAATTCACCGCGCATTATATCGGTGACGGACTGCGTCAAGCGCACAGGGAGCGATCGTTGTTTCGCTTCGACGAGGCCGATCAGCGCTGGTATTTTGTCGAAGGCGAGGCCCGCAAGAGCGCGCCTGTCGTCCGGGAAGTGCGCCCCGGCCGCAATGATCCTTGTTCATGCGGCTCTGGGAAGAAATACAAGAAATGCTGCGGCGCGGCAGCGTGA
- a CDS encoding DNA topoisomerase: MATLIITEKASQAKDLRAAFGARFGQILPAEGHLLRLAEPEEINAAWKRWSCVVLKPDGLYPTRAATQGSKPAKLGAIATALAACDDVILATDCDREGQLIGQEILDHLGYRGRVRRALFTAQDPKTLQQAFARLKPNAEMRSLYEAAVARQQADQIFNLSLTRTATKTLLTPGVRGVIGIGRVKTPTLAIVCLRELEIRNFRPVDYFEVVATATVGGGSFLMRHAPAAKMRLEERAHAEAIAKAATGYEGPLGVAIEEKRQAPPRLFDLPSLQKTCGQRWGWTADKTLSVAQELYDGDGKKLITYPRAEARYLTENQIGDVPAIVGALTRLRGFAHLDIAAPVIRRGKSGHFCDKALEGVSHHAVVPNVNVLDNLETRLARLSEDEKRLFALICRSYLAAVAPDYEYRQTVVTMAAPISGRAAVEFRAVGRIPLRLGWKAVYQAIDSNAETEAEQTLPSLRDGESASLSDARVEAKRTQPPPRYNEGTLVDAMQNAWRFVEDVALRDRLKEAKGIGTPATRAEVIKGLKRQNLLTADGKLVLPTSAGLQLFELLRGAAPALVDPGTTALWEMRLDEILVGKADYRAVIDGVAAAAQQLIDALLERSSGSVDLPASTPVRRPGRRRQSGLAGGGADVTNTSPSRARRGSKASQSSKAKAVASAARVRNDGAVRSKAPTDKMVAYAQNLSRSKKAALPENYQRDFDICRKFLDEHAK, translated from the coding sequence ATGGCGACACTGATCATTACGGAAAAGGCCAGTCAGGCGAAGGATCTTCGTGCGGCCTTTGGCGCGCGCTTTGGACAAATTCTGCCTGCCGAGGGACATCTGCTTCGCTTGGCCGAGCCCGAGGAGATCAACGCCGCGTGGAAGCGCTGGTCCTGCGTCGTCCTCAAGCCGGACGGGCTCTATCCGACTCGCGCGGCCACGCAAGGCTCCAAGCCGGCGAAGCTCGGGGCTATAGCGACGGCGCTCGCTGCATGTGACGACGTCATACTCGCGACCGACTGTGATCGCGAGGGTCAGCTGATCGGCCAGGAAATCCTCGACCATCTCGGCTATCGGGGACGCGTGCGGCGGGCCTTGTTCACCGCGCAGGATCCGAAGACGCTGCAGCAGGCTTTCGCCCGGCTGAAGCCCAATGCCGAGATGCGGTCGCTCTATGAGGCGGCGGTGGCGCGCCAGCAGGCGGACCAGATCTTCAATCTGTCCCTGACCCGGACCGCGACGAAGACATTGCTCACGCCTGGGGTTCGAGGCGTGATCGGGATCGGTCGGGTCAAGACGCCGACTTTGGCGATCGTCTGCCTGCGCGAGCTGGAAATCCGCAATTTTCGGCCCGTGGACTATTTCGAGGTGGTCGCCACCGCGACCGTCGGTGGTGGTAGCTTTTTGATGCGTCACGCTCCGGCGGCCAAGATGCGGCTCGAGGAGCGCGCCCACGCGGAGGCGATCGCCAAAGCCGCGACGGGATATGAGGGCCCTCTCGGCGTCGCGATCGAGGAAAAGCGCCAGGCGCCGCCGCGTCTCTTCGATCTCCCATCCTTGCAGAAAACCTGCGGCCAGCGCTGGGGATGGACAGCCGACAAGACGTTGTCTGTGGCGCAGGAGCTTTACGACGGCGACGGCAAGAAGCTGATCACCTATCCGCGAGCGGAAGCGCGGTACCTCACAGAAAATCAGATCGGCGACGTCCCGGCGATCGTCGGCGCGCTGACGCGCTTGCGCGGCTTCGCCCATCTCGACATCGCCGCTCCGGTGATCCGGCGCGGCAAGTCCGGCCATTTCTGCGATAAAGCGCTCGAGGGCGTGTCGCATCATGCTGTCGTGCCCAACGTCAATGTTCTCGACAACCTCGAAACCCGCTTAGCGCGTCTGAGCGAGGACGAAAAGCGGCTGTTCGCGCTCATCTGCCGTTCATATCTGGCTGCGGTGGCGCCCGACTACGAATATCGGCAGACCGTCGTCACAATGGCGGCGCCGATTTCCGGCCGAGCGGCGGTGGAGTTCCGCGCCGTCGGGCGCATTCCCTTGCGGCTCGGATGGAAGGCCGTCTATCAGGCGATCGATTCGAACGCCGAGACGGAGGCCGAGCAAACGCTGCCCTCCCTGCGCGATGGCGAAAGCGCGAGCCTGTCCGACGCGCGGGTCGAAGCGAAGAGAACGCAGCCGCCGCCACGCTACAACGAAGGCACGCTGGTGGACGCGATGCAGAATGCGTGGCGCTTCGTCGAAGACGTCGCCCTCCGCGACCGGCTGAAGGAAGCCAAGGGAATTGGCACGCCCGCGACTCGAGCGGAAGTCATCAAAGGACTGAAGCGGCAGAATTTGTTGACTGCGGATGGCAAGCTCGTGCTGCCGACCTCGGCGGGATTGCAATTGTTCGAGCTCTTACGTGGCGCGGCGCCCGCGCTCGTCGATCCTGGCACGACCGCCTTATGGGAGATGCGCCTCGACGAGATCCTTGTCGGAAAGGCGGACTATCGTGCGGTGATCGACGGCGTCGCCGCCGCGGCTCAGCAGTTGATCGACGCATTGCTCGAGCGGTCGAGCGGATCAGTGGATCTGCCGGCGTCGACGCCGGTGCGTCGACCGGGGCGCCGACGTCAGAGCGGACTGGCCGGCGGCGGGGCCGACGTGACGAACACGAGTCCCAGTCGCGCTCGTCGTGGATCGAAGGCGAGTCAGTCGTCGAAAGCAAAAGCGGTCGCGTCGGCGGCGCGTGTGCGTAATGATGGGGCCGTGCGCTCGAAAGCGCCGACCGACAAAATGGTCGCCTATGCGCAGAACCTCTCACGCTCCAAGAAGGCGGCGCTGCCCGAAAATTATCAGCGGGACTTCGATATATGCCGCAAATTTCTCGATGAGCATGCGAAATAG